The Aricia agestis chromosome 3, ilAriAges1.1, whole genome shotgun sequence genome includes the window agttctatgttacaatgaagtaaaaaataaaacgccatctgttgaatcgtattagaactaaaatgttcattgcatcgatatatttctggattttttataatattatacataaaatatgtttaagatttttgaaattttattttaatacacatccaagacccacgaacattggaaactttttgttccgcctgcgggactcgaacccaggacccccgggatgagcgctggccacgcgcaatgcgaattcattttcatcgatattttcatacCTCGATATACTATACTCGAtatgtccaatgtccatatagtaaaaattggccaaatgcgagtcggactcgcacacgaatggttccgtagtCCGTACTGCCGTAcagttaaatattaaagcaaaagtaggccaaaaattgtattgtatgtatggaagcccccttaattttttaaaattataatattattattaataattattaaaatgtaaatatataactgagtattttgaAAACATTTCATCAAACGTTTCATTACAGAGCatataatagcaaaaaaatcaagtttcttgtatggagccccccttaaatatttcatttattttgtttttagtatattttgttgttatagcagccaGCAACAGCTGCTATACATAATCTGTTAAAAATTCagcagtctagctatagcggttcttgagacagAACCTGAAGACAGACTATAAGGACAGACTCAACAAGGATAACATATCCAATGACACAATGTCTATTACGTTATTAACTTATTACCCTTTatgaacggaaccctaaaaacatttgTTCGGGTTTTATCTTAAAGGTTTAGAAGTGATTAGTGTAGTCTGTAGAGACATCTTTACTGCGTATTTACTAATGAGAAGTTggcacaaaataatatgttaataatatcatttttccTTAAGTAATAATGGGTCTGGttgtaaataagtttttttacgGTAACGCTTGTGCATTGCACTTACGTGTCAATATAGTCAAGCACATAATAAATGAGAAATTGGTAACTGTACaagctaaaaattaaaatattggtacCTACTTAGTTACTGCTTTTTACTCCAGTCTTTAATCGTCGATATTATACTTAATGATTGCTAAATTAACAGggtttaatataagtaatattatgataataagccCTGGCTTAGCACTTAAAATGGAAGTGTTTTCTAAACAAATCACGTTCGCAATGTTTATCGAGCAAATTCTCAATAGGATAACTAACCAACTacataatttatgaaaatatatttcactttcactttttaTCGATTTTACCGCTACATCGAGAGAATTGTAAACAGATTAAATTTTAATCATCAGAAATACTTAACAAGTTAAAGTTGttgtcataaataataattcatttaagTTTAATAGTTATTAACTGTGTTTGAAAATAACACTAACGCCATAGAAAGTAAATAAgttagtaaataaaacacatattaAGTCGTAACCCTAAAGTTATACCTACATTCAAGATATCAAGTAAGCACAGAAAAACCTACATACATATTGCATGGATGAATctagaataattataaaaattatacctGTTTACTTCACTGGTAAAAATAACCACAACAACCACAGACAAAAAAATTGCACGTACGACTTGTAGCGGGCATCAACCCACAGTAAAATAAAACATGCAAACACCAATGACATACACTGGCTGGGAGCAGTCCgactaaaatataaacaaacttGTTAACATAGTTAACACTCACGCGCACGGTCACTTTAAATTAGTATCATTACAATGCACTTTGAATTCTTGTTTGTTAAGTTATCGtattaaggggaggttattcctaaattagcaggccgatgtctgtcagtgcgaatatcgacgtaaaagacattaaaataacattcatatcagcgcgccttgtacagtggcggttacgacgatcgccgcgtccatgatagggcgaaataggagaaaaaacctttttacttagataaaaaatagtataactaaacatgtatccgtacatttccctgtaaaattttaatagtaatcgaactatccaaattattttttgattgagtccctgtaagtcctataaaactgaaaatgtttttaaaatcgaggttgtttcggattttttttttatcgagtaaaattatctgtattgtgtttctaaccgtaaaagtcactagttaaaagatgtatctatacatgtatatatttttcagtttttttaatgacgctttctttaaaaattactcattctagaaacgtgaatttggaataacctagccttaagTTACGAAAACAAATAAGTACCTACGCTGAGAATTTCGACATGCTATATtcgttgattattaaagtatacatgagtttatgaagttttaataatcaatatgtAAAATAACAATTGATAAAGCACTTACCTATAattattctgtctactctgcctatattaaagtactagatgtcccgcgcggcttcgcccgcgtaaattgggaattttacagaaaccgtacattttcccatgaaaaatagctatactctcttcacgtggtctactctatataagtgccaaatattgccataaaaattgctccagtagttcgtgaggtaaaccctttctaatatttcccccgtttttcccacattttcctgagtttcttcggtcgtattagtcgtagcgtgataataatatagccttactcgataaatgagctatgtaacactgaaattagaaataagtttttaaatcggatctgtagctCCTGAGATatgcgcgttcaagcaaacatactcttcaggtttataatattataagtatagatttttttaattatcgcttgacaaactcgagtctcgaatctcgatctaaaagactatgaaaagtaccaataacaggctcataatcatgggacgatgcatggtataatatggtagtgatgatgatgataaatgtaatttgcatagtagcttaagctttccgttcttaaaacattgccgaaactcccaaacttgtatctataaagaatcaggagttctctcagcaccttccgaaccacggtataccaggtatacctcggtgcaaaatcttacttgttggtagcatatacttagaatacttctcacgaaaccgaagtcaccacatgtttccctataaattttgaggaggtccctcgattacttatggatccctcatcagatcaccacttttgtgaatataataccaaattgggatgataccctatataccaaaagaaaaattttgaaaatcggttaacaaacggcggagtaatcgttgaacctAAGAAAAcggtcggttaaaattgtagcctatgtgttattctgatgtataagctatattattgtaaagtttcattaaaatccgttcagtagtttttgcgtgaaagaataacaaacatccatacatccacacatccatacatctatacatccaaacaaactttcgcctttataatattagtaggataggattAAGTACTATTCTAAGTCACATGTAAATGTCGAGAAATACAAAACATTAAGTGCGTGCTAaccattacaataatattataatttaaacaggACTCGGTTCTTGTTAACATAAGATTTAAGaatatcagaattcagaaatCTAGGTAATAAAGAAACTTTTCTGAAGTGTCCtgtgcagtgacggattaacccttaatcaaattaagcaattgcctagggcatcacgtcaccagaagaaggacaaaaaacatctgtccttagggcatcacgtctcaccaCTTAGTCTTCACCAAAAACCTCAGCTAAAAAAGTTTCTAGAAAATAATTACTAAGTTTTTAGGGCATCAAGTaatcttaatccgtcactggtccTGTGAGATCGATGACCTATAATCGAGTCCTAAGTACCTATGTGAAGTACTTTATAAAGTATCTACTACctaactactaagtactaacgaATTGTccttgtaaaataattatattgttttgatTATTAACTCGTCGCTAGTAATAATACGAGTAAATAATCAAATCGTATTATAATCATAACATCAACATCGGAAAAACAATTgattctaataattataattggacACAATagatgtgtacactgtacagtgttcttcCATtagacaacaataataattaacatcatAAAGTGCACGTTGTAGACAATGTACCGTAGAGTTCGACTCTAGCTAGGCATCTCTACTCTCTAGTAGGGccagatttattattttttatgagtataggccactttaactCTGTcaccatcctaggacgctgccgcccccctaggacgccataggacgctatatatataaatatatatatatatatatttatatatatacatatacagggtgtaacaaaaataagtgataatactttaggatgtgtacgtgttccttgtagagagttcactgtgaaaatagcagctctgaaagacaaaaaaattttttcacttttgtatgggcaagggttcgagcgtcacgagtttccccatacaaaagtgaaaaaaaattttggtctttcagcgctgctactttcacagtgaactctctacaaggaacacgtacacaccctaaagtattatcacttatttttgttacaccctgtatatatatatatataattggaatctcggaatcggaaaatattaaatgatatatgtttgtttctttttttaattccggatacataaatagcagccctcgtacctctttagatttaaaaataatactgttGTCAATAGAAATGTGTTTGTTGTCTAGGAAAATGGCTTGTAACAGCAACTTGtgaaaatgaataaattatatattttgtaacgcTTTACAGCCTTTAAGTTTTAAGAAATACCTTTTAGTATTTTAAAcagccacgttcatttaaagccttgttgagctcaaggttatggttaaatatggcatccatttttgactttaaccaaagatttaacattttgcattgtagttatagttaaagttacaggtatagctaaagttagttggtgcaacccaccctaaagaaATACTCTGGCTATAATTCTCTTCTAATTTCACATAAAAATACCTTACACCGTAAACAAAATTAGATTGACTCTAGTCATCCTGACTGCAGACAGGATTACCTTTACCTTATTGGTAAATATGGTAATTGGTAACTATGCTTCGCACTCGAGAGGGTACAGAAGATCACAGGTGCTAGCGGGGAATACTAAGTATGTAAATACAGTGCCGGTTTtaacactaccagcgccctgggcgagattttttgtgcgcccagggtgctggtagtgcttaaaaaaatggcaccccttttgtttgccttcagcgcccctttttcccggtgccctgggcggtcgcccagagTCGTAAAACGCCGCGTGCGTAAATATCTACAATGGATACAAAGGTCTTATTGTTTCTTGGTTTCAGGCACCGAAGGTCACTGTGGAAGGGACGTAATGGAAAAGTATGAGCCGCCGAAGTTTTGCGGCATCAGCGACCCTGGCGACTGTGCCATGAAGTACAACGGCAAGGATAAGGACATCTTCGCCGGCTTCGGAGACTTCCCCTGGATGGTGGCTCTACTCAAGTAAGTGTATAAAGCTGGCAAGAACGTGACTGCTGAAAAACAACTTCTAGAGATGCTGAGGGACCTAtcacttaaggagtgagcacactgagacgggccgtgccggggctcagcgtgccggggctcatcgtaaaaatccgcctccatacaatttgtatggaagcggaaatccgctgcgccccgtctcagtgtgctcactccttcaTCAGACAGCGGTCGCGCGTTCAAGCActtcaagcgttctgcgtttGAGCGGTCACtggtcagtcacacaggaggAATTTTGACTCGGTCAGAACGCCCCGTGTTtaagtatatctatactataatcggccaaatgcgagtcggactcgcgcacgaagggttccgtaccgttagagcgcaaatagggaaaaaaatgtgttttttgtatgggagcccccttaattatttattttatattaattttattatttaatatcaaagtaattataattgaggattttgtgaaaatttcaagtgtttatattatgttgccatTACGGGTTACGAgtaaaaaagaccaaaaaaataacgtttattgtatgggagccccccttaaatattaactttattttctttttagtatttgttgttatacttAGCGGTTACAGAAAtctgaaatacacaatctgtgaaaatttcagaagtctagctatagcggttcttgagttacaccctggagacagacggacagacagacggacagatattgaagtctcagtaatagggtcccgtttttaccctttgtgtacggaaccctaaataatataacaaaacacaaCACAAGAGTACGCAAAGCTGCagaccgcttgaacgcttgaccgcgtgaccgctctctgtctgataggtccctgaGGGTGAGTTAACATTGCAACCTTGCAGGGCGTTTCAATTTTTCCTGCCTGTCAGCTGTTGGCTTCCTATATCTTTGGAAAGGGGTCATTTAAAAACGCGACGCTTTGCGACGTTGTAATGTGGTAAAACTCTTTGTGTGGTTACTACAAACTGAGATACCTTGTGCTGTAAACAAAGGCAGCTGTGACACAGTTCATACTAGTACGGCTGCCAATGTTTTCCCTATCAGTATACCTTGCATAAATACATATTGTGTCCCTctcattgtaaaaaaatgtaacgaaattgattaataaaaaaattatttatttatttattatttatttaatgtaatttgactcacaaatcgtaattaaattttattacctcGAAAATCTTTTAATACTTCTGTGTTTTCAAAGATGTAAAATAGGATTCTTAAGTTTGCATAAGATTATAAGGGTACTTACATAAAAGTATAATTAGAAATTATATTCAACTTTTAGCAGGACTGACGAGACCGAATGGGTGAACACGGATTACATAGGGGGTGGAAGCATCATCCACTCATCCGTAGTCATAACAGCTGCACACAAAGTCGAAAACAGGAAACCAGAagaggtaaatagtaaataggTGCTGAAAAGACAACCAAGCGAAATTATATTCTAACAGTGCTTGTTACTTGTTAGCATTCGCTTGTTTCGATGGCTAAGTTAGATGTCTGAAATTcacaccgcatagtacacgaaatgcggcgcgtacggtgccgTACCGATGTTAATCAGGCCCTAATATAAGCAACAAGTTGTATATTCCAGATTAAATGCAGAGCCGGCGAATGGGACACtgataacaaaaaagaaaaccTCCCACACCAAGACAGATTTGTGAAGAAAATTGTTATCCACAAAGATTACAATACATGTAAGTCTTGATACATTTTTCATTGCATGATCGCGATGAATTGCCCGAGAgacatgctaaaactgtcttggAAGTTGGGACCGGCAATTTATACATCAATcagatagatagatatataaCTATTTATTACTCACAAATTGGTACTAACTAGAAAAATGTGGGCAAGGGCAGAAGAGAAGGAGAAAGCTAAGCCCAAGCAAAGAACACATGATAGCGTCATATTATCCAGCATCTGTATTGTATACCCTAAGTATCACGCTTATTGCTTATCCTTGCTTTCCAATTTCGTTGATACTGCATTTCTACTGTACCTATAACGTCTAAGTAGTGGTTATAaagcggctcttgactcggaggtcatgggttcgattcccgcgttggaaacaagttattttcaagtttggttaggacaatgcaggctgatcacctgattgtctggcaAGATGATCCAAGCGTCGGACGAGCATGTAAAATGTCGATCCTGCAcatgatctctcgccagtcgtgtcgggcttccgtcccactgagttatgagagtaaacgaatagagagtgctcttgtgtactgcgcacacatttaggtactataaaattactcctggaGTCCTGTGTAACTGGCCTGTTTTCAAAGataccggccaccgtcaccgaaaccagtgtggaagtgatttattaaaataactctgtagtgtaagggcctgtttcatcagttcctgataagtgccggataggctatataccacttaacttgacagataaagtatggagaaactGTCCGACACTTTAttaggaagcggtgaaacaggccctcagtCTCTGAATTCGGCTGATAGCTACGTATAACGGAAGCTTTCATTCCTGTTTTAGCGGATTCATACAACGACGTAGCGCTGTTGTTCCTCAGCGAGCCCTTCACCCTGGCGCCCCACGTAGGCGTCGCGTGCCTCGGCACCGACATGCCGGCCCCGGGCACTGAGTGCTACAGCATGGGCTGGGGCGGGGACACCCAACGAGACCAAGAATACTTCACTATTCTGAAGAAGGTTAGAGCATCTATTGTTACATTTAAGTTGTCTGTCTTGAGACTATCGCAAAAGAGTTCGACCTAAACTCATTTGTGACAGTCTCTCTCGAGACTacgatatttatttaattacgaaACCCATGAGGATGCACacacaaacaaataatattacgaTAGTCTGTCTTAAGACTTTGCTCCAAGTATAACCCTTAAATGTAGCTCGCTCTTTGCAGAATTCCCTaaagatattgttttttttaaaattcataattcatttatttcataccATATTACATTACCAGACTTGGTAGACTCCGTAGCTGAAATTTCATACTTTACTTTAACTTCCAACATTTCCAGGTTACTCTGAAGTTGGTCGAGGATGGCGAGTGCGAGAAGACATACCAGAGGGAACTGGAGAACGAGGACTTCACCCTCCATGACTCCCTGACGTGCGCCGCCAGCAAGGGGGACTTGGACACGTGCGTCGGTGACGGCGGATCGCCTCTAGTTTGTCCCGTAAAGGTAggcaaaaaaatcaatttttaacatatacttacccttagatgaatgattggtctcgcgcgtgcgagaccaatcatttatctagtTCAAGCATATACGTCCAAGTTTATTTCTTTAAAGCTACTGGACCGTTTTTGTTAAGTGcgtgacagacgtacgaacttaaagtacgcgggttttaaattcgcgaacttactcggctcgcgtcggtgacacacgagaatcgctcataCTGGATTATCAtacccccaggctcgcggctcgcggctcgcggctcgcggcttgCGGCTTGCGGCTTGCGgttctttgctgacacacaggcgattaagatcgtcgagccataagtccgcgtacttactcgcacgtctgtcccCCCCTTTAGGCTAAATCAAGAGTCAAGGAGTTGCTTTAAAATGTCACTGGCAATCTGGGGTATCCATTGCATATTTAGGCaatttgtatttgataataatccTATGTCAGCGAAATCATAAAGGACTTGACAATGGGTCGGTGGACGGTGACCGGCGGCGTCGACTTCAATTGCGAAGCTTCATACCATAGCCCATTTTGATTTCTGACTTcacttttgaatttgaaattgttttttgtttaattttcacCCTTTGTCTGACTGCTATTAACGTATTTGTGACGTTACACATACTTAGCACGGCATCAgaagacataattattataaagtgtaTCACACGTTTATTTCCTTCTTGTTTCTGTTCGCTTGTTTAAATTGTGTTTGAATAAAGAATTTGATTGTTTTCAGGGATGCGGCGAGGGCCACAGGTACGCCATATACGGCCTGGTGGCTTACGGCATGGGGTGCGGGGAGCAGGACATCCCCGGGGTGTACGTGAACATCCCCCGCATGCACCCCTGGGTCAAGGAGCAGATGGAAGCCGAGGGCATCAAGGATTATAGCTTCGATGTTTAAGTTTAATAAATTAAGCCTccagtacacaatggcccacAATGGCCTACTGCAGGCGAATTTTAACTGTAGACCACGATCACTTGGTGTAAAACACAATGTCTCTTTACTGTCTGGCAAATTGGCAATACACTGgccatcgtccgccatcatacactaCTACCCCGTCTACccaatggcgatggcttgtagtgggccagcatagaccattgtgaagaggctcctttgtgagtaatttgtttttatttgattgtaataaactgtatattattgaaataaaacatattcaaatattatgtaattgtaatcagTTATACCAAATACAGGTCTATATGGTTGTACAAGCTTATGAAACTATTGGTTGCCTTGAAGAGACTGCTTCCAAGCGTACCGGCCGCTTTAagaatttttctgttttttcgTATGGACCAAGAGCCACACATTCCTCAGTTTCGGAAAACTAAAAGTTTACCTGTATGTGACCTCAGAgagtaagaacgaccagcaactatggaattttGGTCGGGTTACTTTATGAGGTACCCAGattccagttctgaaggtctacttgACCTTCCAggaagctcaatttcatagcttatattgtTCGCAGTatgtggaggaatctcgtcttccagtgctgGACATTTTTGTCAGTTGCTTTccactgctagacaccctcTGAGTTTAAAgtctttaagggcctgtttcaccacttcctgataagtgccggataggctatccaccacttaacttgacagatagagtatggagattCTGTCATAAAAGTTGTGgacagcctattcggcactttatcaggaagtggtgaaacaggtcctaagaAAGTTAAAGGGTATCTGGCAATTGTCAAAAATGCCCGGTACTgcaagacgagattcctccacttaccgtgaagaatacagggtgtaacgaaaatagtgataatactttagagtttagggagTGTACGTGCCTCGTGTATAAagtttattgtgaaagtagcagctctgaaagagtaactttttttaactttcgtATACGCCCCAGCCTCAGGAATTTGCCCACAAATcaccaaaataattttctctttcagcgctgctacttttacagtgaactccaCACAAGGGTGTAGGGACACAtcacacataatatacacagtacacagttacacaccctgaagtattatcgcttagttttgttacacccgtaTAATAGCAGCTCATCTCAAATCTCTACCCTATCAGCTTCAGAAGTCAGAACCCTGTTCCAGCTCACTCGCACTCTGTGCACCATTGACCACCTTTTTTCTGCTAACACCCCATGGACcgtggtgctccactccccgcttagCAAAGTTCAGGGCACAACAGCTTGtgttaaatgattttgatgTATTTTCCTTAGAAAATAAGGAAATCGTACATGTTTGTGCAAACTTCAATGGCCTGATAAACTGCGGTTTGTGGTGCACCCGAAGTAGCTGGTGATACATAGTTTCTATACATCAATGtaaaatgttgttattttgtgaaacataatatatggtcgaattgagaaatctcctcctttttagaTGTCGGTTAATAAATACTAgatatcgcccaatggtcgagattcgaccttagtttcaacgacattaggactactacctaaattttgtaaaaaatattgactttgacTTGTTGACTTGTCTTTGGGAcgcagctgatctcagactggccgtgtaagcattgtctaatagtatcttagattcaataaaaaaatataatctattttcaatttgtcaccttgttgtcaacagacttcaaccataaataaaagagtataattcgtatgtataggcttgtcactcaaaaatctgtcatttctcgtgtgtgtgtgtgttgtagtgtgtgtaacgttttatttggtaaaaaaatgtatgataaaagcataatttcaaaataatattagttcgatgcactccttcaccatataaactataactgtgcaaagttTCATGCacgtacgtttccccatttttcgtaaaaagggttacaaagtttttcgttcgcgtattaatattacgGATGCGTCGAATCTATATTGAG containing:
- the LOC121740571 gene encoding phenoloxidase-activating factor 2-like, whose product is MEKYEPPKFCGISDPGDCAMKYNGKDKDIFAGFGDFPWMVALLNRTDETEWVNTDYIGGGSIIHSSVVITAAHKVENRKPEEIKCRAGEWDTDNKKENLPHQDRFVKKIVIHKDYNTSDSYNDVALLFLSEPFTLAPHVGVACLGTDMPAPGTECYSMGWGGDTQRDQEYFTILKKVTLKLVEDGECEKTYQRELENEDFTLHDSLTCAASKGDLDTCVGDGGSPLVCPVKGCGEGHRYAIYGLVAYGMGCGEQDIPGVYVNIPRMHPWVKEQMEAEGIKDYSFDV